One region of Mycolicibacterium insubricum genomic DNA includes:
- a CDS encoding NIPSNAP family protein has product MKKYYGHTLLYLHETISLGSGDSAEFTERFTAIYQPMMTELGARLFALWETTTYNGHWPQVTVIWEIDSFADYARIGRAQAAGGSAHAQANAWKAYLRTIGAHGEGRIMYAGKYNKTLAQLTADGFGAGLVIQEIMETKPGRQDDYIRELERLYVPWSESTGKRWLGSFITTFRFNEVIHYWALDGDWDCFENHYPSWKGQPPAEIVTWMSVAPALRDGWEDSILSALPPSPLK; this is encoded by the coding sequence ATGAAGAAGTACTACGGCCACACCCTGCTGTATCTGCACGAGACGATATCCCTGGGCTCCGGTGACAGCGCCGAATTCACCGAGAGGTTCACCGCGATCTACCAGCCGATGATGACCGAGCTCGGTGCCCGGCTGTTCGCCCTCTGGGAGACCACGACCTACAACGGGCACTGGCCGCAGGTCACCGTCATCTGGGAGATCGACTCCTTCGCCGACTACGCCCGCATCGGCCGCGCCCAGGCCGCCGGCGGCAGCGCCCACGCGCAGGCGAACGCGTGGAAGGCCTACCTCCGGACGATCGGTGCACATGGCGAGGGCCGGATCATGTACGCCGGCAAGTACAACAAGACGCTGGCCCAGCTGACCGCCGACGGCTTCGGCGCCGGACTGGTGATCCAGGAGATCATGGAAACCAAACCCGGCCGCCAGGACGACTACATCCGCGAGCTGGAGCGGCTGTACGTGCCGTGGTCGGAATCCACCGGGAAACGTTGGCTGGGCTCGTTCATCACCACGTTCCGGTTCAACGAGGTCATCCACTACTGGGCCCTCGACGGAGACTGGGACTGCTTCGAAAACCACTACCCGTCCTGGAAGGGACAACCGCCGGCCGAGATCGTCACCTGGATGAGCGTGGCGCCCGCGCTGCGCGACGGCTGGGAAGACTCGATCCTCTCCGCGCTGCCCCCCTCGCCGCTAAAGTAG
- a CDS encoding cytochrome P450, giving the protein MTHTVFRYNPFDPDVMADPLPYYRVLRDEHPVYYIDELDTFALSRFDDIWTVLGTTDGTFVASEGTLPSAAVLEHRNSGPVPDPPLHPMVFHANYDSPVYENVRRCTSAQFRPRSAAKLADRIRTLANERLDELLPRGRFDLTQDFGGIVAATMTCDFLGLPEELAPEVLATVNGGTLAQPGEGVEIANARPGYLSYLTPIIEKRRAAGADGSEPIADALINFRLDDGSALGDVEAATQMLAVFIGATETVPKVTATGLWHLSRHPDQLAAVRADLDANVPVAREEIIRYSAPAQWFARTVRHPYEIHGVTLQPGQRVIALLGSAARDEREYPDPDSFIWNRPIERLLSFGHGQHFCMGVHVARLEIAIMITEFLKRVGEYRIDAEAASRPPSSFQWGWNNIPVEV; this is encoded by the coding sequence ATGACTCACACGGTATTTCGGTACAACCCGTTCGACCCGGACGTGATGGCCGACCCGCTGCCCTACTACCGGGTGCTGCGCGACGAGCACCCGGTGTACTACATCGATGAGTTGGACACCTTCGCGCTGTCGCGGTTCGACGACATCTGGACCGTGCTGGGCACCACCGACGGGACCTTCGTCGCTTCCGAGGGCACCCTGCCGTCGGCGGCGGTGCTGGAACACCGCAACTCTGGTCCGGTGCCCGATCCGCCGTTGCACCCCATGGTTTTTCACGCGAACTACGATTCGCCGGTCTACGAGAACGTGCGCCGGTGCACGTCCGCGCAGTTCCGGCCGCGGTCGGCGGCCAAGCTCGCCGACCGGATCCGCACCCTGGCCAACGAGCGGCTCGACGAACTGCTGCCCCGCGGCCGGTTCGACCTCACCCAGGACTTCGGCGGCATCGTCGCCGCGACCATGACGTGCGACTTCCTCGGCCTGCCGGAGGAACTCGCGCCCGAGGTGCTGGCCACCGTCAACGGCGGCACGCTGGCTCAGCCCGGTGAAGGGGTAGAGATCGCCAACGCCCGCCCCGGCTACCTGTCCTATCTCACTCCCATCATCGAAAAACGCCGCGCCGCCGGCGCCGACGGCTCCGAACCCATCGCCGACGCGCTGATCAACTTCCGTCTCGACGACGGCTCGGCGCTGGGCGACGTCGAGGCCGCCACCCAGATGCTGGCGGTGTTCATCGGCGCCACCGAAACCGTGCCCAAGGTGACCGCGACCGGGCTGTGGCACCTCAGCCGTCACCCCGACCAGCTGGCCGCCGTGCGCGCAGACCTGGACGCCAACGTGCCCGTCGCCCGCGAGGAGATCATCCGCTACAGCGCGCCCGCGCAGTGGTTCGCCCGCACCGTGCGACACCCCTACGAAATCCACGGCGTCACGCTGCAACCCGGTCAGCGGGTGATCGCCCTGCTCGGCTCGGCGGCCCGCGACGAACGCGAATACCCGGACCCGGACAGCTTCATCTGGAACCGGCCCATCGAGCGGCTGCTGTCCTTCGGTCACGGCCAGCACTTCTGCATGGGCGTGCACGTAGCGCGGCTGGAGATCGCCATCATGATCACCGAATTCCTCAAGCGGGTAGGCGAATACCGCATCGACGCCGAAGCGGCGTCGCGCCCCCCGTCGAGCTTCCAGTGGGGCTGGAACAACATCCCGGTGGAGGTCTGA
- a CDS encoding zinc-binding dehydrogenase: MWCHRVIAPYTFEKIELPEPDPATLDPGQVLLKFAAAAICGSDMPGFRGTQGKLPADTGPCAADIDGFPIHEIVGEVIASAHPEHQVGTMVVGWASAFDGLKEQVVSDGEGLARYHPALSPEQAVALQPLACVLYAVEQLPPLAGKHVAVIGQGSIGLLFSYVAKAAGAARVTGVDPVDRSAVAANFGVDNAVRATSDRWIAHLDAWDKPDIVIEAVGHQVATLTHAIEAAAWRGTVFYFGVPDDDCYPISMRAMLRSNLTLMSGVTLDRRRVLAAADAFAREHPQLLPAYVTHTFPVDEVQQAFELAARPTPGRIKIVLVP; the protein is encoded by the coding sequence ATGTGGTGCCACCGGGTCATCGCGCCCTACACCTTCGAGAAAATCGAACTGCCCGAACCGGATCCGGCCACCCTGGATCCCGGCCAGGTACTGCTGAAGTTCGCCGCCGCCGCCATCTGCGGCAGCGACATGCCGGGCTTCCGCGGCACCCAGGGCAAGCTGCCCGCCGACACCGGCCCGTGCGCGGCCGACATCGACGGGTTCCCGATCCACGAGATCGTCGGCGAGGTGATCGCCAGTGCCCACCCCGAGCACCAGGTCGGCACCATGGTGGTCGGCTGGGCCTCGGCATTCGACGGACTCAAGGAGCAGGTGGTCTCCGACGGGGAGGGCCTGGCCCGCTACCACCCGGCACTGAGCCCCGAGCAGGCGGTCGCGCTGCAGCCCTTGGCCTGTGTGCTCTACGCCGTCGAACAACTACCCCCGCTGGCCGGCAAACACGTCGCGGTGATCGGACAGGGCTCGATCGGCCTGCTATTCAGCTACGTCGCCAAGGCCGCCGGCGCCGCACGGGTCACCGGCGTCGATCCGGTGGACCGCAGCGCGGTCGCGGCGAATTTCGGCGTCGATAACGCGGTGCGCGCCACCAGCGATCGCTGGATCGCACACCTGGACGCGTGGGACAAACCCGACATCGTGATCGAAGCCGTCGGGCACCAGGTCGCCACCCTCACCCACGCCATCGAAGCCGCCGCGTGGCGCGGCACGGTGTTCTACTTCGGCGTCCCCGACGACGACTGCTACCCGATCAGCATGCGCGCCATGCTGCGTTCCAACCTGACCCTGATGTCCGGGGTCACCCTGGACCGGCGCCGGGTGCTGGCCGCTGCGGACGCCTTCGCCCGCGAGCACCCCCAACTGCTGCCGGCGTATGTCACCCACACCTTCCCCGTCGACGAGGTCCAGCAGGCCTTCGAACTCGCCGCCCGCCCCACCCCGGGGCGCATCAAGATCGTGCTGGTGCCGTGA
- a CDS encoding HpcH/HpaI aldolase family protein, protein MTGPQWGGWITGPTALGPEQFAAAGYDYVGIDIQHGYLDDADAAVLLRRLTHVPIRALVRVPSVDPAPIGRVLDAGADGIIVAMVDSPDQAAAAVAATRYPPHGYRSFGPLRPDLGSDPAALAARAAVFVMIETAAGLAAVEQICAVDGLTGIYTGPADLALSLGFGIPDALRAPEMLDAIDHIGATATAAGLVAGIHAGTGPAGRALAARGYTMLTLAAESQALRHGAADILAQARTTIETKEPQ, encoded by the coding sequence GTGACCGGCCCGCAGTGGGGCGGCTGGATCACCGGACCCACCGCGCTGGGTCCCGAACAGTTCGCCGCCGCCGGCTACGACTACGTCGGAATCGACATCCAGCACGGCTATCTCGACGACGCCGACGCCGCGGTCCTGCTGCGCCGGTTGACCCACGTCCCGATCCGGGCCCTGGTCCGCGTGCCCTCGGTGGACCCCGCACCGATCGGCCGGGTGCTGGATGCCGGCGCGGACGGGATCATCGTCGCGATGGTCGACTCGCCGGACCAGGCCGCCGCGGCCGTCGCCGCCACCCGCTACCCGCCGCACGGGTATCGCAGCTTCGGTCCGCTGCGCCCGGACCTCGGCTCGGACCCCGCGGCGCTGGCCGCCCGCGCCGCGGTGTTCGTGATGATCGAGACCGCCGCCGGCCTGGCCGCCGTCGAGCAGATCTGCGCGGTCGACGGACTCACCGGCATCTACACCGGCCCCGCCGATCTCGCGCTGTCCCTGGGTTTCGGGATCCCCGACGCCCTGCGGGCACCGGAGATGCTGGACGCCATCGACCACATCGGCGCGACGGCAACGGCCGCCGGGCTGGTCGCCGGAATCCACGCCGGAACCGGGCCGGCCGGCCGGGCCCTGGCCGCCCGCGGCTACACCATGCTCACCCTGGCCGCCGAGTCCCAGGCGCTGCGCCACGGTGCCGCCGACATCCTCGCGCAGGCCCGAACGACCATCGAGACGAAGGAGCCGCAATGA
- a CDS encoding SDR family NAD(P)-dependent oxidoreductase: protein MIEHGIVLVTGAARGQGAEIVKRLVAAGYRVAAADVLTAELAETVQPLGDAVIPVALDVSSAEHWQAAVADTRAAFGTLTALVNNAGVLHRAPVSEETEEAFERSWRINCLGPFLGVQAALPELRRNPGASIVNTCSTGAIRPFPNHAAYGAAKWGLRGLTQILAAELAPEVRVNAVLPGPVATDMLDAATQSRLAQRVPAGRLGTPADIADAVVFLLSEHASFITGAELVVDGGQSLTIG, encoded by the coding sequence ATGATCGAACACGGGATCGTGCTGGTCACCGGAGCGGCGCGCGGCCAGGGCGCCGAGATCGTAAAACGTCTGGTGGCAGCCGGATACCGGGTCGCCGCCGCCGATGTACTGACCGCCGAGCTCGCCGAGACCGTGCAACCCCTCGGCGACGCGGTGATCCCGGTCGCCCTCGATGTCAGCTCGGCCGAGCACTGGCAGGCCGCCGTCGCCGACACCCGAGCGGCATTCGGCACCCTCACCGCCCTGGTCAACAACGCCGGGGTGCTGCACCGCGCCCCGGTGTCCGAGGAGACCGAGGAGGCCTTCGAACGCAGTTGGCGGATCAACTGCCTGGGCCCGTTCCTCGGCGTGCAGGCCGCCCTGCCCGAACTGCGGCGCAACCCGGGCGCGTCGATCGTCAACACCTGCAGCACCGGGGCGATCCGTCCGTTCCCCAACCACGCGGCGTACGGCGCGGCGAAGTGGGGACTGCGCGGACTCACCCAGATCCTGGCCGCCGAACTGGCGCCGGAGGTCCGGGTCAATGCCGTGCTGCCCGGACCGGTGGCCACCGACATGCTCGACGCCGCAACGCAATCCCGGCTGGCGCAACGGGTTCCGGCCGGGCGTCTGGGTACGCCCGCCGACATCGCCGACGCCGTGGTGTTCCTGCTGTCCGAGCACGCGTCCTTCATCACCGGTGCCGAACTCGTCGTCGACGGCGGCCAGTCGCTGACGATCGGCTGA
- a CDS encoding alpha/beta hydrolase: MRDRLAPRLREFADLRTVIDAEVLDGVRAGIDARRRTEAAGMDVTGLTVSDAVVPVGDREIAVRIYRPADPVASALFCHSGAFVLGNLDIDHRLCVELARRAGVSVISVDYRLAPEHPYPAALTDALDALSWIADTAAGPVGVIGSSAGGCLAATVAQRSADGHAPTLAFQVLHQPVLDDRPSPAKEEFTAAPGFDGPAAVQMWRYYLGAHQPEAASVPGRREDLTGLAPAFVSCAELDPLRDEALDYAIRLTWAQVPTELHLFPGACHGFDALAPDWELSRTLFELVAAFIRRRVG, from the coding sequence GTGCGCGACCGGCTCGCACCGCGGCTGCGTGAATTCGCTGACCTCCGAACGGTTATCGACGCCGAGGTCCTCGACGGCGTGCGCGCGGGCATCGATGCCCGCCGCCGCACCGAAGCCGCGGGCATGGATGTCACCGGGCTGACCGTGAGCGACGCGGTGGTGCCCGTCGGCGACCGTGAGATCGCGGTGCGGATCTACCGCCCGGCCGACCCGGTAGCGTCCGCGTTGTTCTGCCACTCCGGTGCGTTCGTGCTGGGCAACCTCGACATCGACCATCGCCTGTGTGTGGAGCTGGCCCGCCGCGCCGGGGTGTCCGTCATCTCGGTCGACTACCGGCTGGCACCGGAGCACCCGTACCCCGCCGCGCTGACCGATGCCCTGGACGCGCTGTCCTGGATCGCCGACACCGCGGCGGGCCCGGTCGGGGTGATCGGCAGCAGCGCCGGGGGATGCCTGGCCGCGACGGTGGCCCAGCGCAGCGCCGACGGGCACGCGCCGACCCTGGCCTTTCAGGTGCTGCACCAACCGGTGCTCGACGACCGGCCCAGCCCGGCCAAGGAGGAGTTCACCGCGGCGCCGGGCTTCGACGGGCCGGCCGCGGTACAGATGTGGCGGTACTACCTGGGTGCCCACCAGCCGGAGGCGGCGTCGGTTCCCGGCCGCCGGGAGGACCTGACCGGGCTGGCCCCGGCGTTCGTCAGCTGCGCCGAACTCGACCCGCTGCGCGACGAGGCCCTGGACTACGCCATCCGACTGACCTGGGCGCAGGTGCCGACCGAACTGCACTTGTTCCCCGGCGCCTGCCACGGTTTCGACGCCCTGGCGCCGGACTGGGAACTGAGCAGAACGCTGTTCGAGCTGGTGGCGGCGTTCATCCGCAGGCGGGTCGGTTGA
- a CDS encoding TetR/AcrR family transcriptional regulator, producing MSESTARSLTEAKRRAAAEHVLAASRRLVLDTGLDVTMDQLAEASGVSRRTLFRMFNSREALIAAAFDAGMENYGRQLPRYDGDLDGWLQITCAEAHRMNAVIGPGFFELASRSDLPVDLARSERQRRRDFREVATRVAETVWLAVSDSAQPPPAILVDTVGAHLSPHFTAAVQIEGGKDWRTAAELAHAAILAAARSAAAHR from the coding sequence GTGTCCGAATCGACCGCGCGGTCGCTGACCGAGGCCAAACGCCGAGCCGCGGCCGAACACGTCCTGGCCGCGAGCCGGCGCCTGGTGCTCGACACCGGTCTCGACGTCACCATGGACCAGCTGGCCGAGGCGTCCGGGGTCAGCCGCCGCACGCTGTTCCGGATGTTCAACAGCCGCGAGGCACTGATCGCCGCCGCGTTCGACGCGGGCATGGAGAATTACGGCCGCCAACTCCCCCGCTACGACGGGGACCTGGACGGCTGGCTGCAGATCACCTGCGCCGAGGCGCACCGGATGAATGCCGTCATCGGGCCCGGTTTCTTCGAGCTGGCGTCGCGGTCGGATCTCCCGGTCGACCTGGCGCGTTCGGAACGCCAGCGCCGCAGGGATTTTCGCGAGGTCGCCACGCGGGTCGCGGAGACGGTATGGCTGGCGGTGTCCGATTCGGCGCAGCCGCCCCCGGCGATCCTGGTCGACACCGTCGGCGCGCACCTGAGCCCGCACTTCACCGCGGCGGTGCAGATCGAGGGCGGCAAGGACTGGCGCACCGCCGCCGAGCTGGCGCACGCCGCGATCCTGGCGGCCGCCCGCAGCGCCGCCGCCCACCGGTAG
- a CDS encoding flavin-containing monooxygenase, producing the protein MDTAQLDGIRIGRRHLRFDPITDDDATIAAHLEQLSVPALIASVVGITGDPSLLRTAIRPREFIQNEFQGKMTPAELAELRRRALAGVTAWRDAGCPQPRDPSPELIRETMEWINCGPVPDDYAALYAEEMDLAGANPRAIGLAGDAVIPPGFSVLIIGLGEAGLLAALRLQEAGIAFEIIEKNDDVGGTWYENSYPGCRVDVASHFYSYSFTHADQFSDYYARQPELHRYFRALMDEFGIGEHVHWGHEVTRAEWDEDAGRWTVTATAADGTRLTRSATVVFAGVGFLNRPLIPDLPGLERFAGPVFHAARWDHDVDLTDARVALVGAGASGFQIGPAIVDDVAALTVFQRTPQWMAPNPRYHAAVGDGEHWAMRHLPGYSRWYRFMLMLQSSDKMLDLVRADENWPDFPRTANAASAARREVFVNWITDQLGEDPALMAKVTPNYPPMAKRMLQDNGSWLRCLRRDHVELVTDPILGIDETGILTESGHHDTDVIVLATGFRASEMLWPMDIIGRDGVSIADWWDGKPAAYNGISVPGFPNFFIFSGPGTGLAHAGSVMFMTECQMRYAGAALQTLIEGGHRSIEPSEAAYHRYRDRLQTEISALMWGHPSIEHSWYKAADGNVYVLSPWRSVDYWTMTGAVDPDDHVLNGAHR; encoded by the coding sequence ATGGACACCGCGCAGCTCGACGGCATCCGGATAGGCCGGCGCCACCTACGGTTCGACCCGATCACCGACGACGACGCCACCATCGCCGCCCACCTGGAGCAGCTGTCGGTACCCGCGCTGATCGCATCGGTCGTCGGTATCACCGGCGACCCGTCCCTGCTGCGCACCGCGATCCGGCCGCGGGAATTCATCCAGAACGAGTTCCAGGGCAAGATGACCCCCGCCGAACTGGCCGAGCTGCGGCGCCGGGCGCTGGCCGGCGTCACCGCTTGGCGCGACGCCGGCTGCCCGCAACCACGCGACCCCAGCCCGGAGCTGATCCGCGAGACCATGGAGTGGATCAACTGCGGCCCGGTGCCCGACGACTACGCGGCGCTGTACGCCGAGGAGATGGACCTGGCCGGCGCCAACCCCCGGGCGATCGGCCTGGCCGGCGACGCCGTCATCCCGCCGGGCTTCTCGGTGCTCATCATCGGACTCGGCGAGGCCGGGCTGCTGGCCGCGCTGCGGCTGCAGGAGGCCGGGATCGCCTTCGAGATCATCGAGAAGAACGACGACGTCGGCGGCACCTGGTACGAAAACTCCTATCCCGGCTGTCGGGTGGACGTCGCCAGCCACTTCTACTCCTACTCGTTCACCCATGCCGACCAGTTCTCCGACTACTACGCGCGCCAGCCGGAACTACACCGCTACTTTCGCGCCCTGATGGACGAGTTCGGCATCGGCGAGCACGTGCACTGGGGGCACGAGGTCACCCGCGCCGAATGGGACGAGGACGCCGGGCGGTGGACCGTCACCGCGACCGCAGCCGATGGGACACGTCTGACCCGCAGTGCGACTGTCGTTTTCGCCGGTGTCGGGTTCCTCAATCGGCCGCTCATCCCGGATCTTCCGGGCCTGGAGCGTTTCGCCGGGCCGGTGTTCCACGCCGCCCGGTGGGACCACGACGTCGACCTGACCGACGCCAGGGTGGCGCTGGTGGGCGCCGGTGCCAGCGGCTTCCAGATCGGCCCCGCCATCGTCGACGACGTCGCCGCGCTCACGGTGTTCCAGCGCACGCCGCAGTGGATGGCCCCCAATCCGCGCTACCACGCCGCCGTCGGCGACGGGGAGCACTGGGCGATGCGGCACCTGCCCGGCTATTCCCGCTGGTATCGGTTCATGCTGATGCTGCAATCCAGCGACAAGATGCTGGATCTGGTTCGCGCCGACGAGAACTGGCCCGACTTCCCGCGCACCGCCAACGCCGCCAGCGCCGCGCGCCGCGAAGTGTTCGTCAACTGGATCACCGACCAGCTCGGCGAGGATCCGGCGCTGATGGCCAAGGTCACGCCGAACTACCCGCCGATGGCCAAGCGAATGCTGCAGGACAACGGAAGCTGGCTGCGCTGCCTGCGCCGCGACCACGTCGAACTGGTCACCGACCCCATCCTGGGCATCGACGAGACCGGAATCCTCACCGAGTCCGGGCATCACGACACCGACGTCATCGTGCTGGCCACCGGGTTCCGGGCCAGCGAGATGCTCTGGCCGATGGATATCATCGGCCGCGACGGTGTCTCGATCGCAGACTGGTGGGACGGAAAACCGGCCGCCTACAACGGAATCTCGGTCCCCGGGTTCCCCAACTTCTTCATCTTCTCCGGGCCCGGCACCGGACTCGCGCACGCCGGCAGCGTCATGTTCATGACCGAATGCCAGATGCGTTACGCCGGAGCGGCATTGCAGACGCTGATCGAGGGCGGTCACCGCAGCATCGAACCCAGCGAGGCTGCCTACCACCGGTACCGCGACCGGCTGCAGACCGAGATCTCGGCGCTGATGTGGGGCCACCCGAGCATCGAGCACTCCTGGTACAAAGCCGCCGACGGCAACGTCTACGTGCTGAGCCCGTGGCGCTCGGTGGACTACTGGACGATGACCGGCGCCGTCGACCCGGACGATCACGTGCTGAACGGAGCGCACCGATGA
- a CDS encoding rhomboid family intramembrane serine protease — translation MSTPNTPPACYRHSGAPARVACTRCNRPICPDCMTTAAVGFQCPDCVQEGKKSVRAVRTVFGGRVHDGRPLVTYTLMAACAVVGVLQIVIPGFTQDFSMWPLRVAFFDQWYRMITSGFLHYGVVHLLFNMWALYVVGPPLESWLGRARFSVLYGVSLLGGSTLIYLMAPLNTAHAGASGAIFGLFAATYVVAKRLQFDVRSVTMLIVLNLVITFAIPGISWQGHVGGLITGALIACAYAFSPERYRTLFHVGVPVALLAVFVTLTVWRTEQLRSLITIVSS, via the coding sequence ATGAGCACACCGAATACCCCGCCGGCCTGCTATCGGCATTCCGGTGCACCGGCCCGGGTCGCCTGCACCCGCTGCAACCGCCCGATCTGCCCGGACTGCATGACGACGGCCGCGGTCGGTTTCCAGTGCCCGGACTGTGTGCAGGAGGGCAAGAAGTCGGTGCGCGCGGTGCGGACGGTGTTCGGCGGCCGGGTGCACGACGGCCGGCCGTTGGTGACCTACACGCTGATGGCCGCCTGCGCGGTGGTCGGGGTGCTGCAGATCGTCATCCCGGGTTTCACCCAAGACTTCAGCATGTGGCCGCTGCGCGTCGCGTTCTTCGACCAGTGGTACCGGATGATCACCTCCGGATTCCTGCACTACGGCGTCGTGCACCTGCTGTTCAACATGTGGGCGCTCTACGTGGTGGGCCCGCCGCTGGAGTCCTGGCTGGGCCGCGCGCGATTCTCGGTGCTCTACGGCGTGAGCTTGCTCGGCGGGTCGACGCTGATCTATCTGATGGCCCCGCTGAACACCGCGCACGCCGGGGCGTCCGGTGCGATCTTCGGGCTCTTCGCCGCGACCTACGTGGTCGCCAAGCGGCTGCAGTTCGATGTGCGGTCGGTGACGATGCTGATCGTGCTCAACCTGGTCATCACCTTCGCCATCCCGGGCATCAGCTGGCAGGGACACGTCGGCGGCCTGATCACCGGCGCACTGATCGCCTGCGCCTACGCCTTCAGTCCCGAGCGCTACCGCACCCTGTTCCACGTCGGGGTTCCCGTCGCCCTGCTGGCGGTATTCGTCACCCTCACCGTGTGGCGCACCGAGCAACTGCGTTCCCTGATCACGATCGTCAGTTCCTGA
- a CDS encoding AMP-binding protein — MNVFAVLDQAAARFPDAGAVFHGARQVATWAQLRDRALRLAAALRERFGPGARIAVAAENRPEILELMFGIWAAECVYVPINYKLHASEMGQILEDSGAAMVFTSDKLAAGLVEQDCAPVCRIGGDEYRQWFAESPTLPPNTDPAALAWLFYTSGTTGRSKGAMLSHRNLMAMTVAHLADFDDPDEHAALVHAAPMSHGSGLYIPPYVLRGARQVIPASGVFDAEEFLDLCGHHPGCAAFLAPTMVGRLVATGRQRPAHLRTIVYGGGPMYVESLKAAMAAFGPVFTQLYGQGEAPMTITGLRRRDHLGPDGGWAEDAVLGSVGYPRSGVEVAVLRGDGSPADIGEIGEIVCRGDVVMSGYWRNPAATAATLVDGWLHTGDMGTFDERGNLTLRDRSKDVVISGGSNIYPREVEEALIAHAGVVEAAVVGAPDPEWGEVVVAFVVPGPAAGDGLTDELDAHLLDRIARFKRPKRYVLVDELPKSSYGKVLKRELRDRL; from the coding sequence GTGAACGTGTTCGCGGTGCTGGATCAGGCCGCCGCCCGGTTCCCCGATGCCGGTGCGGTGTTCCACGGCGCCCGGCAGGTGGCGACCTGGGCGCAGCTGCGGGACCGGGCATTGCGGCTGGCCGCGGCGCTGCGCGAGCGTTTCGGGCCGGGTGCGCGGATCGCGGTGGCCGCCGAGAACCGTCCCGAGATCCTGGAGTTGATGTTCGGCATCTGGGCGGCCGAATGCGTGTACGTGCCGATCAACTACAAACTGCACGCGAGCGAGATGGGCCAGATCCTCGAAGACTCTGGTGCAGCAATGGTTTTCACCTCGGACAAGCTCGCCGCCGGGCTGGTCGAACAGGACTGTGCACCCGTGTGCCGAATCGGCGGCGACGAGTACCGACAGTGGTTCGCCGAATCCCCCACCCTCCCGCCGAACACCGACCCGGCCGCGCTGGCCTGGCTGTTCTACACCAGCGGCACCACCGGGCGGTCCAAGGGCGCGATGCTCTCGCACCGGAACCTGATGGCGATGACGGTGGCGCATCTGGCCGATTTCGACGATCCCGACGAGCACGCCGCGTTGGTGCACGCCGCACCGATGTCGCACGGCTCGGGGCTCTACATCCCACCGTACGTGCTGCGCGGGGCGCGCCAGGTGATCCCGGCGTCGGGGGTGTTCGACGCCGAGGAGTTCCTCGACCTGTGCGGACACCATCCGGGGTGCGCGGCGTTCCTCGCGCCCACCATGGTCGGCCGGCTGGTCGCCACCGGGCGGCAACGACCCGCGCACCTGCGCACGATCGTCTACGGCGGCGGCCCGATGTACGTGGAGAGCCTCAAGGCCGCGATGGCCGCGTTCGGCCCGGTCTTCACCCAGCTCTACGGCCAGGGCGAGGCACCGATGACCATCACCGGCCTGCGCCGTCGCGATCACCTCGGGCCCGACGGCGGGTGGGCCGAGGATGCGGTGCTCGGCTCGGTCGGGTATCCCCGCTCGGGTGTCGAGGTTGCGGTGCTCCGCGGCGACGGCAGCCCCGCCGATATCGGGGAAATCGGCGAGATCGTCTGTCGCGGCGACGTGGTGATGTCGGGCTACTGGCGCAATCCCGCGGCCACCGCGGCGACCCTGGTCGACGGCTGGCTGCACACCGGCGACATGGGTACCTTCGACGAACGTGGCAATCTCACCCTGCGGGACCGCTCCAAGGATGTGGTGATCAGCGGCGGCTCCAACATCTATCCCCGTGAGGTGGAGGAGGCGCTGATCGCACACGCCGGCGTCGTCGAGGCCGCCGTCGTCGGGGCGCCGGATCCCGAGTGGGGCGAGGTGGTGGTGGCGTTCGTGGTGCCCGGTCCCGCGGCGGGCGATGGCCTCACCGACGAACTCGATGCGCATCTGCTGGACCGCATCGCCCGGTTCAAGCGGCCGAAACGGTACGTGCTGGTCGACGAGTTGCCGAAGAGCTCCTACGGCAAGGTGCTCAAACGGGAACTGCGGGACCGGCTTTAA